Proteins encoded within one genomic window of uncultured Sphingopyxis sp.:
- a CDS encoding mechanosensitive ion channel domain-containing protein — protein MSAVDGLAQAVAGAVGTLKAIGIDVGSYRLSLYGLFSTIIVAILLYIAVRIALRSTKWLLRRNSQIDATQRLLAEKLIAIALFVFAMLLGIDLLGIDLTALAVFSGAAGLAIGFGLQKTVGNLIAGIILLMDRSIKPGDIVVVGDGSAMGGTSLPGGVPNVGRVAKIGVRAVNVVTRDGRKHLIPNELLMTQAVENWSFASPEVRVRMRVPVGYDCDLRLAQRLMVETAKENPRILAEPEPVVWITAFGERAVEHELRYWISDPEAGLGNIQGEVFLGIWDRFKEAGIRIPYPRTDVRMVEAPEEEDHRQK, from the coding sequence GTGAGCGCGGTGGACGGCCTGGCGCAAGCCGTCGCCGGCGCGGTCGGCACGCTGAAGGCGATCGGCATCGACGTCGGCTCGTACCGGCTCTCGCTCTATGGCCTGTTCTCGACAATCATCGTCGCGATTCTCCTCTATATAGCGGTGCGGATCGCGCTGCGCTCGACCAAATGGCTGCTTCGCCGCAACAGCCAGATCGACGCGACGCAAAGACTGCTGGCCGAAAAGCTGATCGCGATCGCGCTCTTCGTCTTCGCGATGCTGCTCGGCATCGACCTGCTCGGCATCGACCTTACCGCGCTGGCGGTCTTTTCGGGCGCCGCGGGCCTTGCGATCGGCTTCGGGCTGCAGAAGACCGTCGGCAATCTGATCGCGGGGATCATCCTGCTGATGGACCGCTCGATCAAGCCCGGCGACATCGTCGTCGTCGGCGACGGCAGCGCGATGGGCGGCACCAGCCTACCCGGCGGCGTGCCCAATGTCGGGCGCGTCGCCAAGATCGGCGTGCGCGCGGTCAATGTCGTCACCCGCGACGGCAGGAAGCATCTGATCCCGAACGAACTGCTGATGACGCAGGCGGTCGAGAATTGGAGCTTCGCCAGCCCCGAGGTGCGCGTGCGGATGCGCGTTCCGGTCGGCTATGACTGCGACCTCCGCCTCGCGCAGCGGCTGATGGTCGAGACCGCAAAGGAAAATCCGCGCATCCTCGCCGAACCCGAACCCGTCGTGTGGATCACCGCTTTTGGCGAACGCGCGGTCGAGCATGAGCTGCGCTATTGGATTTCGGACCCCGAGGCGGGGCTCGGCAACATCCAGGGCGAGGTATTCCTGGGAATATGGGACCGGTTCAAGGAAGCGGGCATCCGCATTCCCTATCCGCGCACCGACGTGCGGATGGTCGAGGCGCCGGAAGAAGAAGATCATCGGCAAAAGTAA
- the metC gene encoding cystathionine beta-lyase, which yields MSKSDDKSLRPATKLVQGGRRPEWTGDPRLGGGIVNPPVWRASTILYDNIADLKARGHATHDKLYYGRRGTPTVWALADALTGMEEGAEGTLLYPSGVAAISAGLLALLSPGDHLLMVDSAYEPTRAFCDLMLARLGVETTYYDPLTGAGIAELIRPQTRLIFLESPGSLTFEVQDIPAITRIARARGVLTMLDNTWATPLLFPAFGHGIDVTMMSLTKYVGGHSDAMMGSLTATKAVWPKLRSATYQLGQSVSPDDCALMLRGLRTLEVRIRRQGENGLAVANWLAGRAEVGRVLHPALPGNPGHAIWSRDFAGASGLFGFTLKGVDEAARTRFIDSLAHFGIGFSWGGYESLVVPSDPQMIRTATRWTDPDPLVRLSIGLEDPADLIADLERGLAAMRG from the coding sequence ATGAGCAAAAGCGACGACAAGAGCCTCCGCCCCGCGACAAAATTGGTGCAGGGCGGGCGGCGGCCCGAATGGACCGGTGACCCGCGGCTCGGCGGCGGGATCGTCAATCCGCCGGTGTGGCGCGCCTCGACGATCCTCTACGACAATATCGCCGACCTCAAGGCGCGGGGCCATGCGACGCACGACAAGCTTTATTACGGCCGGCGCGGGACGCCGACCGTGTGGGCGCTCGCCGATGCGCTGACGGGGATGGAGGAGGGCGCCGAAGGAACTCTGCTCTATCCGTCGGGGGTGGCGGCGATTTCGGCCGGACTGCTCGCGCTGCTGTCGCCGGGCGACCATCTGCTGATGGTCGACAGCGCCTATGAACCGACGCGCGCCTTCTGCGACCTCATGCTCGCGCGGCTCGGCGTCGAAACGACCTATTATGATCCGCTCACCGGGGCTGGGATCGCCGAGCTCATCCGGCCCCAAACCAGGCTGATCTTCCTCGAATCGCCGGGCAGCCTGACCTTCGAAGTGCAGGATATTCCGGCGATCACGCGAATCGCGCGCGCGCGGGGCGTGCTGACGATGCTCGACAACACCTGGGCGACCCCCTTGCTCTTTCCCGCGTTCGGGCATGGCATCGACGTAACGATGATGAGCCTCACCAAATATGTCGGCGGGCATTCGGACGCGATGATGGGTTCGCTCACGGCGACGAAGGCCGTGTGGCCGAAGCTGCGCAGCGCCACCTATCAGCTCGGCCAATCGGTTTCGCCCGACGATTGCGCGTTGATGCTGCGTGGCCTCAGGACGCTCGAGGTGCGGATACGGCGGCAGGGCGAGAACGGCCTCGCCGTCGCGAACTGGCTCGCGGGCCGGGCCGAGGTCGGCCGCGTGCTGCACCCCGCGCTGCCGGGCAATCCCGGCCACGCGATCTGGTCGCGCGATTTCGCGGGCGCGAGCGGACTGTTCGGCTTCACGCTGAAGGGCGTCGACGAGGCGGCACGGACGCGCTTCATCGATTCGCTCGCCCATTTCGGCATCGGTTTCAGCTGGGGCGGCTATGAAAGCCTTGTCGTGCCGAGCGATCCGCAGATGATTCGCACCGCCACCCGCTGGACCGACCCCGACCCGCTTGTCCGCCTGTCGATCGGGCTCGAGGACCCGGCCGACCTGATCGCCGATCTCGAACGCGGCCTTGCCGCGATGCGCGGGTGA